In Paractinoplanes brasiliensis, the following proteins share a genomic window:
- a CDS encoding AMP-binding protein, protein MDEAARDPVAGAAARRPESLALITTDAELTWSELDRRVTAAAHRVAALAPPGERVAIVLGNSIEFVVSYFGVLRAGRVAVPLNPGYTADELDHVLADSGAALVVGADDSPGGSPPRVRASLDLEGPEGELPHVSAGDLAVLLYTSGTSGRPKGAMLTHAALAANHDQLDAIDPPVVGPDDVVLLAVPMFHAYGLNTGLGSVAHHAATGVLIDRFDAAASLAVIAERAVTVVVGVPGMYSAWSRQPSVKIALRSVRTAVCGAAPLVPDEMARFGAATGKSILVGYGLTETAPVLTTTAVSDRGKPGSIGRPLPGVSLRLRSAAGPVLWEDGTASPEEDLAELDLSVEDVAGTDPGEIVVRGANLFSGYWPDGRGGPDAQGWWATGDVAYADGDGDLHLVDRIDELILVHGFNVYPAEIERVLGAHPGVAESAVVGVPDHDSGQRPHAYVVAAIDPPPTPAELQVFCAAQLARFKLPTVELVRELPHSATGKVRKRELHS, encoded by the coding sequence GTGGACGAAGCAGCCCGCGACCCGGTCGCCGGGGCCGCCGCGCGCCGGCCCGAGAGCCTGGCGCTGATCACTACCGACGCCGAGTTGACCTGGTCCGAGCTCGATCGACGGGTGACCGCGGCCGCGCACCGGGTGGCCGCGCTGGCGCCGCCGGGCGAGCGGGTCGCGATCGTCCTCGGCAACTCGATCGAGTTCGTGGTGAGCTACTTCGGGGTGCTGCGGGCCGGGCGGGTCGCCGTGCCGCTCAACCCCGGGTACACAGCCGACGAGCTTGATCACGTCCTCGCCGATTCGGGGGCGGCCCTGGTCGTGGGCGCCGATGACTCGCCCGGGGGCAGCCCTCCCCGCGTACGGGCAAGCCTTGATCTTGAGGGGCCGGAAGGGGAGCTGCCGCACGTGTCCGCCGGCGACCTCGCCGTGCTGCTCTACACCTCGGGCACCAGCGGGCGGCCCAAGGGCGCGATGCTCACGCACGCCGCGCTGGCCGCCAACCACGATCAGCTCGACGCGATCGACCCGCCCGTCGTGGGCCCGGACGACGTCGTGCTGCTGGCCGTGCCGATGTTTCACGCGTACGGGTTGAACACCGGCCTCGGCAGCGTCGCCCATCACGCGGCGACCGGCGTGCTGATCGACCGGTTCGACGCGGCCGCCTCGCTGGCCGTGATCGCCGAACGGGCGGTGACCGTGGTGGTGGGCGTGCCCGGCATGTATTCGGCCTGGTCCCGGCAGCCGAGCGTGAAGATCGCGCTGCGCAGCGTGCGAACCGCCGTGTGCGGGGCGGCGCCGCTCGTGCCCGACGAGATGGCCCGGTTCGGCGCGGCCACCGGCAAGAGCATCCTGGTCGGGTACGGGCTGACGGAGACCGCGCCCGTGCTGACCACCACCGCCGTCAGCGACCGCGGCAAGCCCGGCTCGATCGGCCGGCCGCTGCCCGGGGTCTCGCTGCGGCTGCGCTCGGCGGCTGGGCCGGTGCTCTGGGAGGACGGCACCGCCTCGCCCGAGGAAGACCTGGCCGAGCTCGACCTCTCCGTCGAGGACGTGGCCGGCACCGACCCGGGTGAGATCGTGGTGCGCGGGGCCAACCTCTTCTCCGGCTACTGGCCCGACGGGCGCGGCGGACCCGATGCCCAGGGCTGGTGGGCCACCGGCGACGTGGCCTACGCGGACGGCGACGGCGACCTGCACCTGGTCGACCGGATCGACGAGCTGATCCTGGTGCACGGCTTCAACGTCTATCCGGCCGAGATCGAACGGGTGCTCGGCGCGCATCCGGGGGTCGCCGAGTCGGCCGTGGTCGGTGTGCCCGATCACGACTCCGGGCAGCGGCCGCACGCGTACGTCGTGGCCGCCATCGACCCGCCGCCCACCCCGGCCGAGCTGCAGGTTTTCTGCGCCGCGCAGCTCGCCCGGTTCAAGCTGCCGACCGTCGAGCTGGTGCGTGAGCTTCCCCACTCGGCAACCGGCAAGGTCCGCAAGAGGGAGCTGCACTCATGA
- a CDS encoding glutaredoxin family protein produces MSRVTLISRAGCHLCEDAEAVLDRILPGQWERVDVDSSIELERDFGDRVPVVLLDGAEHGYWRVEESRLLRDLEKPPGAPRL; encoded by the coding sequence ATGAGCCGGGTGACCTTGATCAGCCGCGCGGGCTGCCACCTGTGCGAGGACGCCGAGGCGGTGCTCGATCGGATCCTGCCCGGTCAGTGGGAGCGGGTCGACGTCGACTCGTCGATCGAGCTGGAACGGGACTTCGGCGACCGGGTGCCGGTCGTGCTGCTCGACGGGGCCGAGCACGGCTACTGGCGGGTCGAGGAATCGCGGCTGCTGCGCGATCTCGAGAAGCCGCCCGGAGCGCCTCGCCTGTAG
- a CDS encoding HAD family hydrolase produces the protein MARTHLVWDWNGTLLDDLSLVVSSTNEAFTAVGGRQVDADEHRSRFRRPVAEFYAEILGRAVDEEEFGRLDRIFHDAYRLGLTDMTLAADASAALKEWQGSQSLLSMWFHTELVPAIETYGLAGVFTRVDGLRTEIGGHLKAGHLAEHLSELGLTGSQVVLIGDSLDDAAAADAVGGEIVLYTGGFTDPSRLRASGRPVADTLVEAVAIARTL, from the coding sequence GTGGCGCGCACTCATCTTGTCTGGGACTGGAACGGCACCCTGCTCGACGACCTCAGCCTGGTGGTCTCGTCCACGAACGAGGCGTTCACGGCGGTGGGCGGGCGCCAGGTCGACGCCGACGAGCACCGCAGCCGGTTCCGCCGCCCGGTGGCCGAGTTCTATGCCGAGATCCTCGGGCGCGCCGTCGACGAGGAGGAGTTCGGCCGGCTCGACCGGATCTTCCACGACGCGTACCGGCTGGGGCTGACCGACATGACGCTGGCCGCGGACGCCTCGGCGGCGCTGAAGGAGTGGCAGGGCTCGCAGTCACTGCTGTCCATGTGGTTCCACACCGAGCTGGTGCCGGCGATCGAGACGTACGGGCTGGCCGGGGTCTTCACCAGGGTCGACGGGCTGCGCACCGAGATCGGCGGGCACCTCAAGGCCGGCCATCTGGCCGAGCACCTGTCCGAGCTGGGGCTGACCGGCAGCCAGGTCGTGCTGATCGGCGACTCCCTCGACGACGCCGCGGCGGCCGACGCGGTGGGTGGCGAGATCGTCCTCTACACCGGCGGGTTCACCGACCCGTCCCGGCTGCGCGCCTCGGGCCGTCCGGTGGCGGACACTCTGGTCGAAGCGGTCGCGATCGCTCGTACGCTGTAG